In the genome of Staphylococcus durrellii, one region contains:
- a CDS encoding GntT/GntP/DsdX family permease, whose amino-acid sequence MDSNIYLLIITLLSICIVILGVAWWKWHAFISLTVASLFLAIMAGLSPEKIVKAYETGVGDVLGHLVGILALGTILGKLMSDSGAGMQISDYLVKSLGYKKLPWAMMLSGFIIGIPVFFEVGIVILLPLVISMHKTTKANILLIAIPLLAGLSIVHGIVPPHPGAMTAIGIYDANLGKVLLYSLIIALPTAIIAGPIFGRFISKRLVPENSPDIIKVDNKTNGFPSVAISFLVIVLPVLLMLLSIITSYLGDIPNLLKNTLLFIGSPVIALLISCFVAFYLLGFKQGMSKNVIKDLVEECILPVGSIILIIGAGGGFKEILIETGVGDTIAQMTEHLSLSPLLLAFLVAGLIRVATGSATVALTTAAGIVSPIIQHMSGVNLELLVIATGAGSLMLSHVNDAGFWMVKEYLGLNVKETFKSWTAMETLLSFVAFAFAFILNSFI is encoded by the coding sequence ATGGATTCCAACATTTATTTATTAATTATTACGTTACTTTCAATTTGTATTGTCATACTAGGCGTTGCTTGGTGGAAGTGGCATGCATTTATTAGTTTAACTGTGGCTAGTTTATTTTTAGCAATCATGGCAGGATTATCTCCTGAAAAAATTGTAAAAGCTTATGAAACAGGTGTTGGTGATGTGCTGGGGCATTTAGTTGGCATCTTAGCTTTAGGAACTATACTAGGTAAGCTAATGTCTGATTCAGGTGCAGGCATGCAAATTTCAGATTATCTAGTGAAGTCATTAGGTTATAAAAAGTTACCTTGGGCAATGATGTTATCAGGTTTTATCATTGGTATACCCGTATTTTTTGAAGTAGGTATTGTTATTTTATTACCACTTGTCATTTCAATGCATAAAACTACAAAAGCAAATATATTACTTATAGCGATTCCATTATTAGCGGGTTTATCAATTGTTCATGGCATTGTTCCCCCTCACCCTGGAGCGATGACTGCGATCGGTATTTACGATGCAAATTTAGGCAAAGTATTACTTTATTCACTCATTATTGCTTTACCTACTGCGATTATTGCAGGACCAATTTTTGGGAGATTTATTAGTAAACGTTTAGTACCAGAAAATTCACCAGACATCATTAAAGTAGATAATAAAACGAATGGATTCCCAAGCGTGGCAATATCATTTTTAGTTATTGTATTACCTGTATTGTTAATGTTGTTATCTATAATAACTTCGTATCTTGGGGATATACCGAATTTATTGAAAAACACTTTATTATTTATAGGAAGTCCAGTTATAGCTTTATTAATTTCATGCTTTGTTGCATTTTACTTATTAGGTTTCAAACAAGGGATGTCAAAAAATGTAATCAAAGATTTAGTAGAAGAATGTATTTTACCGGTAGGGTCTATTATTCTAATTATCGGTGCTGGTGGTGGTTTTAAAGAGATACTTATTGAAACCGGTGTTGGCGACACGATTGCACAAATGACTGAACATCTTTCGCTCTCCCCATTACTATTAGCATTTTTAGTTGCAGGGTTAATACGTGTTGCTACAGGGTCTGCAACAGTTGCATTAACTACTGCAGCGGGAATAGTATCACCTATCATACAACATATGTCAGGCGTCAATTTAGAGTTATTGGTTATTGCTACCGGCGCAGGGTCATTAATGTTATCACATGTTAATGATGCAGGTTTCTGGATGGTAAAAGAATATTTAGGATTAAATGTTAAAGAAACCTTCAAATCTTGGACAGCAATGGAAACACTATTATCATTTGTCGCTTTTGCCTTTGCTTTTATTTTAAATTCATTTATATAA
- a CDS encoding GntR family transcriptional regulator: MTKLSSAKGPLYLQIKQIIEDRIIHGIYTVGNYIPTEIEFEKEFDVSKVTVRAAIKELVNLGYLEKKSGKGTTVINHKQINNITNNKNFTEKLVEQGNKIQKHIKDITIVTHEEKSQLFQMFGAKSYKITRVYLLNHQPYILFHHYLPYSLKNLNKYDELKQNNDLSIYKILEEEKMEIQNIEDNFSVGFDEEASIQLNLNLSEPLLIRERQSYAVSGEVIEYSIGYYNSKLEKYSISIKY; encoded by the coding sequence ATGACGAAATTATCATCAGCAAAAGGACCATTATATTTACAAATAAAACAAATTATTGAAGATAGAATTATCCATGGGATATATACCGTTGGAAATTATATACCTACAGAGATAGAGTTCGAAAAAGAGTTTGATGTCAGTAAAGTGACTGTAAGAGCTGCAATTAAAGAATTAGTAAACTTGGGCTATCTGGAAAAGAAAAGTGGAAAAGGAACAACGGTAATAAATCATAAACAGATTAACAACATCACAAACAATAAAAATTTCACAGAAAAACTTGTAGAACAAGGCAATAAAATTCAAAAACATATTAAAGATATTACGATAGTGACACATGAAGAAAAAAGTCAATTATTTCAAATGTTTGGCGCCAAATCTTATAAGATAACAAGAGTGTATTTATTAAATCATCAGCCATATATACTATTTCATCACTACTTACCCTATTCATTGAAGAATTTAAATAAATACGATGAATTAAAGCAGAACAATGATTTATCAATATATAAGATTCTAGAAGAAGAGAAGATGGAAATACAAAATATTGAAGATAATTTTTCTGTTGGTTTTGATGAAGAAGCTTCAATACAATTAAATCTTAATCTGTCAGAACCGTTGCTCATTAGAGAGAGACAGAGTTATGCAGTATCAGGTGAAGTGATTGAGTATAGTATTGGCTATTACAATAGTAAACTTGAAAAATATAGCATCAGTATAAAATACTGA
- a CDS encoding sugar kinase: MNKHIVAYGEIMMRLEVPDNLLLRQAEDLKYSFTGTGVNVAGLLSQFGYTSSLISAVPDNSIGSSAIGAIRRLGIQSNLVIKNDNNLGMYFLEKGFGNRPSNVTYTNRQQSSFNVTDISKFNLLQSLKEVDVLHICGITLAMNQLTRDNVLKLVKLAKESNVKVVFDCNFRPSLWGENGNQLAKPYYETILSEADIVIMSEKDAIQTLGLSTNKETKEEKLEDLLPWVARKYNIKKIAGTIRTVQGSNHNTIKGYLYDDGNMYYSKEFDFDILDRIGTGDAYTCGIIHGELSDMNPQDTVTFSTASCVLAHTISGDTPLFDTDDIIKVINNDKNDIER, from the coding sequence ATGAATAAACATATTGTAGCATACGGAGAAATAATGATGCGTTTGGAAGTGCCTGATAATCTCTTGTTAAGACAAGCAGAAGATTTGAAATATTCGTTTACTGGTACGGGAGTCAATGTTGCTGGGTTGTTATCACAATTTGGATATACTTCTAGCTTAATTAGTGCTGTACCAGATAATTCAATTGGGTCATCCGCTATTGGCGCAATACGTAGGTTAGGGATTCAAAGTAATTTAGTAATTAAAAACGATAACAATTTAGGCATGTATTTTTTAGAAAAAGGGTTTGGTAATCGTCCAAGCAATGTGACGTATACCAATAGACAACAAAGTAGTTTTAATGTTACTGATATTTCAAAATTTAACTTGCTACAATCATTAAAAGAAGTTGATGTTTTGCATATATGCGGTATCACATTAGCCATGAATCAGTTAACACGAGATAACGTTTTAAAACTGGTGAAATTAGCAAAGGAAAGTAATGTTAAAGTAGTTTTTGATTGTAATTTTAGACCTTCACTATGGGGAGAAAATGGGAATCAACTTGCTAAACCATACTATGAAACTATTTTATCAGAAGCAGACATCGTTATAATGAGTGAAAAAGATGCTATTCAAACCTTGGGATTATCAACGAATAAAGAGACAAAAGAAGAAAAATTAGAAGATTTATTACCCTGGGTAGCACGTAAATATAATATAAAAAAGATTGCAGGGACGATTCGAACTGTACAAGGAAGCAATCATAATACTATTAAAGGTTACTTATATGACGATGGTAATATGTATTACTCTAAAGAATTTGATTTTGATATCTTAGATAGAATTGGTACTGGTGATGCTTATACTTGTGGCATTATTCATGGTGAACTCTCAGATATGAATCCTCAGGATACTGTGACATTTTCAACTGCTTCTTGTGTGTTAGCACATACAATTTCCGGAGATACACCATTGTTTGATACTGATGATATAATAAAAGTTATAAATAATGATAAAAATGATATTGAGAGGTAA
- the dagF gene encoding 2-dehydro-3-deoxy-phosphogluconate aldolase codes for MKILERFYKNRATLNVLAKGEQNIKDVYEAANKNVVIGVLSKDYDTVKDAVTSMRDFGAHVDDAISIGLGAGDNRQAQVVSDIAKDYQGSHINQVFTSVGQTTANAHEASWVNALVSPTGRVGYVNISTGPISSEGSEKAIIPITAAINLIKDMGGDSIKFFPMSGLDTIEEYKAVAEACGAMNFGLEPTGGITKENFEEILKIALDNHVPKIIPHVYSSIIDKETGLTRIEDVEWLAYKMKKLVDQYE; via the coding sequence ATGAAGATATTAGAAAGATTTTATAAAAATAGAGCGACACTTAATGTATTAGCTAAAGGTGAACAAAATATTAAAGATGTATATGAAGCTGCAAATAAAAATGTAGTTATTGGCGTATTATCAAAAGATTATGACACTGTCAAAGATGCGGTAACTAGTATGCGTGACTTTGGTGCACATGTTGACGATGCAATATCGATTGGATTAGGCGCTGGTGATAATAGACAAGCACAAGTGGTATCAGATATTGCTAAAGATTATCAAGGTTCACATATTAATCAAGTATTTACAAGCGTAGGGCAAACAACAGCTAATGCGCATGAGGCATCTTGGGTTAACGCTTTAGTATCACCTACAGGTAGAGTAGGCTATGTCAATATTTCCACAGGTCCAATAAGTAGTGAAGGTTCTGAAAAAGCAATTATACCAATAACAGCTGCTATTAATTTAATCAAAGACATGGGTGGAGATTCTATTAAATTCTTCCCAATGAGCGGTCTAGATACAATCGAGGAATATAAAGCTGTGGCTGAAGCATGTGGGGCTATGAATTTCGGCTTAGAGCCTACAGGGGGTATTACCAAGGAAAATTTTGAAGAAATTCTAAAAATTGCTTTAGATAATCATGTGCCAAAAATTATACCGCATGTCTACTCTTCTATTATTGATAAGGAGACAGGTTTAACTCGTATTGAAGATGTAGAATGGTTAGCTTATAAAATGAAAAAACTAGTTGATCAATATGAATAA
- a CDS encoding DgaE family pyridoxal phosphate-dependent ammonia lyase: MENSLNYKYGLKQVINASGRMSILGVSSPTDSVMDAMKFGGQNYVEMADLVDKSGAYIANKINAEDAVVVNSASSGIALSIAGVITGGNERKSQRLHNDKIDKNEVILFKGHNVQYGAPIETMIYLGGGSVVEVGYANEGKNKHIEEAINENTAAILYVKSHHAVQKNMASVEEVYEVAHKNNIPFIVDAAAEEDLEKYIQCSDIAIFSGSKAIQGPTTGIVAGKKTFVEATKMQLHFIGRSMKVGKESTFGLLQALDEYFEKVDNSENEKQELQKLEAINNYQGIKLEIVQDEAGREIYRTRVYVDSSILNLTAELFVEKLKSADIAIYTRDYGVKQGFFDIDPRPLKNGEMEIIYKTITQIVEGKI; the protein is encoded by the coding sequence ATGGAAAATTCATTAAATTATAAATATGGGTTGAAACAAGTGATTAATGCGAGTGGGAGAATGAGTATTCTCGGCGTTTCCTCACCAACAGATTCAGTAATGGACGCGATGAAATTTGGTGGACAAAATTACGTAGAGATGGCAGATTTAGTTGATAAATCTGGCGCATATATCGCGAATAAGATTAATGCAGAAGATGCTGTGGTTGTAAACTCTGCTTCAAGTGGCATAGCATTATCAATTGCTGGTGTCATCACAGGAGGAAATGAGCGTAAAAGTCAAAGATTGCATAATGATAAAATTGATAAAAATGAAGTGATTTTATTTAAGGGACATAATGTTCAATATGGGGCTCCCATAGAAACCATGATTTATTTAGGCGGGGGTTCAGTAGTTGAAGTGGGTTACGCAAATGAAGGGAAAAACAAACATATAGAAGAAGCCATTAATGAAAATACAGCAGCTATTCTTTATGTGAAGTCACATCATGCTGTTCAAAAAAATATGGCATCTGTAGAAGAAGTATATGAAGTAGCGCATAAAAATAACATTCCATTTATTGTCGACGCAGCTGCAGAAGAAGATTTGGAAAAATATATACAGTGCTCAGATATAGCTATCTTCAGTGGTTCTAAAGCAATACAAGGTCCTACAACTGGCATAGTTGCCGGTAAAAAAACATTTGTTGAAGCTACAAAAATGCAATTACATTTTATAGGAAGAAGTATGAAAGTAGGTAAAGAATCAACTTTTGGGTTATTACAAGCTTTAGATGAATATTTTGAGAAAGTGGACAATTCTGAAAATGAAAAGCAAGAGCTACAAAAATTAGAAGCAATTAATAACTATCAAGGTATTAAGTTAGAAATCGTACAGGATGAAGCAGGTAGAGAAATATATAGAACACGTGTATATGTGGATTCATCAATTTTAAATTTAACTGCAGAGTTATTTGTTGAGAAACTAAAGTCGGCCGATATTGCTATTTATACACGTGATTATGGTGTTAAACAAGGATTCTTTGATATAGATCCTAGACCATTAAAGAACGGTGAAATGGAGATAATATATAAAACTATTACTCAAATCGTGGAGGGTAAAATTTAA